DNA sequence from the Nicotiana tomentosiformis chromosome 3, ASM39032v3, whole genome shotgun sequence genome:
AGTGGGTTGTGCAACCATAGGATTTGGCTTTTTCATAAGTTTGGATGTTTCGAGGGAGGCTTTGTTTAGACTTTAGTGTAGTCCATGCACCTTTTTTGAATGCATATTGTGCGTTGGATATACATTACTAACGTGCACCTGATAAGCTCTTATATTagtttatttgtgaagaataaaatttaaaatttagatGAGTTGTGGTGCCCCACAAGTCACCttctttaattaatattaaattatgGTGGTACATCACCAAGAACAAGATTAAAGTAATGAATAAAGTACTTTTGCTCCCCCCATTAGAATAATGTATTAAAGAAAGCCCAAAGTATGGCTCTATGTATAAACTTTTAATCTACTTTGACCAGATGGTTTTCCATGTTCTTTACTTCATCTTATGTATTTGGAAAATACAATATTGTATATTATTATATTGCACATGAGATGCTTAGTAGTTAGCAGCCTGTATTTTAATTCCAAGAAAGAGAACATGTTCACCCCCTTTTTCAGCTGCACCTATGAAGCACTttgaattatttatttgatcagattTTCTTATTATAAGGGAAAAAATGTCTGGGAAAAAGCATAGAGGTTATGACAATTTATAGTTTGGTGGGTCGGCGTCTCGTCTGTCTTTTCTTAATATATACTTCAAACAATTTACCAGGGTGTTGTTTATTATTAGGTAACTACTCAATTGCATTTCTGTATTGGTAGAGTTAAAAGTTGAAGTAGGTATTTAATTTCTTGTACATCAGAAGCCTGTTTATACACTTAGAAAATATAATGCTGGATGCAACTAATTAAGATGGTATCTTCTTCTCTTGTCTTATGTTGCAGCACCTCTGAGAAGTTCAGCAATGCAGTGGTCATTCTCGAACAACATCTCTACTCATCCTCAATACCTCTCTTTCAAGGCTGCTCAAGAGGATAGGCCGAAAACTGGTTTTGATTCTCTTGCATCAACTGGATTGGTGACTATAACCACAACTGAAGCTGTCGACTCAAGTCATCGACCATACTCTGGTGTAACACAGGTTCGTTATGGATTTTCATAACCTGTATTTTAATCATACCCCCCTAAAATGCCTAAATGAGATTGTCAAATGGTACCAGAGATTTGTATAAATACTTTCGCATTCGCTGTCTTTTCATTAGTTGTTCCTCTAAATGTCAGAAAAACATGATGCTTGAAAAGCAAGGTGGAACACACTACATGTCGACAACTTTCTCTCCTCATCACTATGATGCACACTCCCTGCCTCGATCTCATGGAGTCAGAGTGCTCCCAGTTTCCAACCCAACAAATCAGATTTCTGTATCTATGACTATGCCTGGTCATAAGTCCTTTGTTTCTCCTCTTGGACAGAATCCAGTTGCTAGCCCCATTTCAGCTGTTCCAACTAACAGCGCTGTCGTGGGCACTACTGATTTAAGGTATGTTAGCTAACATTGATATAAGATATCTTAATTGAGAAAACTTTTACTGAAGGGGGATGCTGAATTTATTATGGATCTCTATTGGCAGGGGTGCTCCGAAAACTCCCCCAGGTCCTGCTCAGTTGACCATCTTTTATGCTGGTTCCGTCTGCGTTTACGATAATGTTTCACCAGAGAAGGTGAACCCTCTAGACCTTTAGGTTCTCCCTGATGTTGGTCTCATGAATGTATCTTATGTTGACAATTTCACCAATTATATCTTCTTTTGGATTAGGCTCAAGCTATTATGTTGCTTGCTGGAAATGCATCACCTGTTACGCCAAGTGCAACATCTACTCTATCTCCAGTTCAGGCGCCTATACCCAAGTCCTCTTCTGTTGACTCTTTTGTTGTAAATCAGTGCCACAACACAACACCTACTCTTCCCAGCCCCATTTCTATAACATCTCATTGTGGATCTCAACCTGCCGGAGTGTCTAGTAATACAAATGGAGTAACTATTATCAAATCAATTGGGGTCCTACCATCTCCTTCTAATAAAGCAGAACTTTCCAAATTTTCCAGTTCCATAGGATCTGTTCCTGCCACCTTTGTTCCATCAGGTATATTCTTGTGCTTTTCAAACTGAAAAATCACCAAGATTCTTGGCCAAATTTTGCTTATTCGTACGTTATGTCAGTAAAATGATTGGGCATTTATCATATGCAGCTGTGCCGCAGGCACGCAAGGCATCATTGGCTCGGTTTTTGGAGAAGCGCAAAGAAAGGTAATTTGGGGTTTGTTTTCATCCCAATTTGAGTGAGTTTTTGCTGTTTCATAAAGTGTAAGAGAAAGGGGAGTCCTTTATCTGTTTATCTCAAAGGATTGCTTTTCAGATATTATCCCTTTTTTGGTACTTCCTTTTTGTGAAAAACTCCACTTTTGTGTTAAAAGCTTGTTGTGTTCTTGAATTCAGGGTAATAAGTGCATCACCTTACGACAGCAGCAAGCAATCCCCAGAATGTAGCTCTCTTGGATATGGAAGCAGAAGTTTCGCTAAAAACACTTTAGGCTCTTGTCATCCCCATGTAATCAATTTGGTCAAGGAGACGTGAAAAATGCCAATGGTGGCAAAATAATGTAGACGCAAGATCAAGACTGTAGCGAGAGATTATTTAAGCTATTAAATTTGTGTTCGTCTTGACCTCAATACTTCAGTTCTTTGTTAGATACGATTATTTTAGGTTGTTTTCCTTGTAATTGTGATCAGAGCCTTTTCATCTGAAAACACTACGAGCCTTTTGTAGGTTTCCATTTTTGCCAATGTAAAGAAGCATTCTTTTCAATGTTACCTTGTTCAGGGTATGTTTTATTCTTCTGTTCGCCACTTTGTACATCGGAGCTTTCGCCGGGCGTTTTCTTACTTGGTCTTTTGGGAGTACAGAAAGTGAGTCAAAAGTTTTCTTACTTGTTGTAGTATTCTGAATTGAACAAATAAGAGTCAGAAAAGAACGGTTGTAAGTGATGGAATTGCTGTAAGTGCTCTACCGTTCAGCGTTTTAAAATCTTATACCTTATGCTGTGCAGCATTGAAAGTTTTTATAGATTCAACTTTTTATGTTTTCGGTGGAAGTTGAAAAACAGGGGTGTTTAGACTCGAACTGAGTTAGGAAGTCCAGTCCATTTTCAACAAAAGAACCTCATATCCTAATGGACTCTAGATTAGACAGTGTAAGAAGTTTGAAACCAAAAAAGGAGAAGCAAATGTCAAACACTCCATGGTGGGAGAAAACTCACATTGACCACAGAATGTATAGAATGAAGCTGAAGAATGAGGCTAATGCTCAAAGTCTTCTTCCCGCTCGTAGCAGTTGCAGCGATGTTTCAATTTTCAAAGCTCTAAGGACGAGATCCGATTGCATTTTTGTGCAGGTTAATTACTGTTGTTCCATTAAAAAAAAGGCATTTGGTGCACAAAGCATCACGGGTGCACGCACGGTCCGGAAAGGGCTGCACCCAAAAGCTGTGATGTAGACAGCTTACTCTAATGCAAACATTAGTGGTTGTTTTTAATGACTTGAACCCATTATTTCTTGGTAAAAGTGGATCCAAGATTATGGAAAGATGAGTGCACTACTACGAAGCTATAGGCAGAGGCGGATCCATGATTTTAGAAAGATGAGCGCACTACTATGAAGAggtagaaaagaaaggaaaaaataatcATATTGACATAAGATTTGAACTCATAATCTCACTTAGAGAGGTGTACCCAATAACCATTCCATCATATGTACTTTGAGCTTGGGTGTCCGCGTATATATTTAAGCATTTCTAAGAAAATATAACATTACTATACATGATTTAGGGAGGGGACCATGAGTTCACGTGCCCCATGGAACTCCCCTTGATATGCTATCAATACGTCACATAGAGACaattttaccgttgctccaaggctccccttatATTGTAGTTCCATCAAATTTGTTGTATTTTCATCAGTAgcataaaaacacaaaaaattatGAAGCTGAAGCTAGCACTCtaaagataagaagaaaataaaaagtatCCCTTATTTCATACTACCTTGTCGATACATAATCGAGCTAATACAAAAATTTCTTATTTCAAATTCAAAGTGCTATGCTATTATTATCTGGTATTCATATGAAGAATGCATAGTCTTCTTTCTTCTCTCATATAAAATCTCATTGGCTCCAAGAGCAAGGAATGCTATATGTTTGGCATGAAGCGGCTAATTCCATGCATATTATATGGACATCTGGTAATATTGATTCCTTGATTAACCCTGGACCAAAAATGCTCTCCTTTGGCAAAGATAATTAGATAAAGGGCCATTTATGTCTAGGGTTATACATTAAGGGCCAATATTAATCTAACCCTATACTTAACGGGCTATTTTGGTATATCAATCGGAAAACCCTGGGGCTATCCTGCGGACAAAGTTGTGGAAGTTGACATATGTTGGACTACTAAGACAGAGAAAGAGAGTGAACTCGGGGGACCAAGACGATCATGGATAATGAGAAACTTCAAGACCTAAAGCAATTCGTGGAGCTATGCAAAACGAACCcttcaattttacaaaatccttCGCTTTCTTTTTTCAAGAACTTTCTCGAAAGGTACTACCGCTATTCTTATTTTCAAAATTCTTGGGCTTTGCTTGAACGAACCAACTGTTAATAAATTGTGTAATGAATTAATTTCAGCTTGGGGGCTCGAGTTCCTACATCCGTTAAATCTGTAAGCCTCCGCTAGCAATTCGCCCTTTTACTCGCTTCAGCAATTCCTTATTTTCACGCCCTTCTTTTTGTGTAAAATACTACTGTATCAGTCTAAAGAAGATACTTTTATTAATCTCTTTTCAACAAATTAGTTTGCGTCAACTTATTTGATATTTCATTCATATAATAAATTCAATTGTTTAACATAACGGTAACCATTCTGAACTTTAATCCCCACTTTACTAGGTTTTAAGACTTTCTTACTCAAATGTTAAATCTCCTTATTTAGTTATAGCTGGAGGTACAGAATTCTTTCTGAGATTTTTTCGTCAAGCAGGCTGAAGCTAGCTTCATGGATTATCCTGGCCCTACTTGGCTGAAGCTATTTGAAAGCACCCATATGTTGATTACCAGTTTCTCGTAAAATAGCCACAGTATAGGAGATCTAGTTAAACAGTGTGGTTCCTGTTTCATGTACGAATTCAGGCAGTCCCAGCTGAGGTTTGGTGTAAACATCACAATTCAATGATGCATGAATGCCATGTTTCATCCATAAAATTGCAAGTTCAGCTACCAGCATCTTTCGGTTTAGATTAATGGCCTCTAGGGACAAGTgaggttgctctagtggtaaagCACTCTCCTGCCAACAAGGTCGGCAGCTCGAGTCACCATGGGAGCAAAGTGGGAAAAGGGTCACTTTTAGTCCCCGAGCAAAGGGGATTTGGGGGTAGGAGTTACCATatcaaaaagagaagaaaatagcTCTAGAATCATGGAGAGACATACTCGTTGATGTGCATCAGTACGTATAAATATATGCTTGTGCTTGGATGGCTGGGTGAGTACACCAACTAATTGGGGGATGAGTGAAAAATGGTACAACTTTTGAACAGCATCCTTGCCCACAACTTTAATATATTTGATAAGGAAGACCATTATTGCGGTCCTCTAGCTTGGGCTTGCCCACTAACATAAGCTAAGTTAATACATCTGGTTCTTTGAAGCTCTCTGTTTTAGACCAAAGATTTAGTTCAATGCATGCAAAAAATTTTATGATTGGTTCAACAATGTGGAGTAGAGATTAGTTTTTATTTTGAAGAAGTAAATTAGTAGGATCTATTACACTCTTATGATATTTGGTATAGCCAAGATATTTTGAAAAAGTGGTCATCCTTTTTGCATGGTTTCAAATTAAAGATTTAGAAACCATGATATTCGGTGTGAAATGGGGAAATGTAGTTTATTTTCTCATATTAATGCCGGGCAATGACTTCACAGGAAAAAGGTGGAGATGAACATCCTGATGAATTGGATGAGGACATTATAGAGTCTGATGTTGAGTTGGATAACACTGATACCGTGGAACCTGACAATGATCCTCCACAACAGGTCTGTGATGAAGGGTTAAGGTGGATTCAACTGCAGCATGGTCTTAACTCTTAAGGATTTAATGAGCTCTTTCTTGTCGTATAACTGCAGATGGGAGTTTATTCAGGTGAAGTTACTGAAGAAAATCGAGATGCTGCTCAAACATCAAAAGCTAAAGCTCTTGATGCATTATCTGAAGGCACGTTAATCTTTACCTAAATGAGTAATATAGATCCTTCTTTTACAATCTTAATTTGGGAAAGTTACACCTTACTGGAACTGTATATTCCTGGCAGGCAAGCTTAATGAAGCCATAAATCATTTAACAGAAGCTATTTTGTTGAATCCAAATTCTGCAATATTATACGCAACAAGAGGTTATTTCCTGACATATTTACCATCTTAAAATTTTGGACTCTGTATCATGTCATTCAAGTGGTCTTTTGACAAACACTAATGTCTACACAGGTAGTGTCTTCAATAAGCTGAAAAAACCCAACGCCGCGATCCGTGATGCTGATGCTGCATTAAAGGTTTCTCAGAAGAAATTTCAGAACATGGTTTCATTAACTAGAAATGAAATTTTAGGTTCATTTATATTCCTGTGATTGCATCTTGATTCCTACTGACACTTAAATCATTTCATTTAAAGATCAACTCTGACTCAGCAAAAGCATACAAAGTAAGGGGTATGGCTAGGGCAATGTTGGGCTTATGGAAAGAGGCAGCTAACGACCTTCATGTGGCATCGACGATAGATTTTGATGAGGAGATTGCAGAGATACTTAAAAAGGTCATATCTTCAAACTTCTTTTTGTGCACATTACTTCTCCCCGACATACCCTTAAACTTTAAATCTAACAAGTTCACTGGCTGTAAATATGGCAGGTTGAACCTAATGCTCGTAAAATTGAAGAGCACTGCCGAAAATATGAGCGTCTGAGACAAGAGAAGAAGCAGAGGAAAATTGAGCGTGACAGGCAGTGCCGTCAAGCAGAAGCAAAGGTGTTTTTAGTGTACTAAATGTATTGCGTGATTAGCAAGCCGATTTTTTATTTAATCTTGACATTGTATTGCGCTGCAGGCAGCTTATGAAAAGGATGAAAAGAAAGAACAACAATCTCAACATAAAGCTTCTGTAAGTTTTCTACGGTCTATTTTTGTGTTCCCCCCAGTCACACAATGTGATTTTTGAATTAGATTTTTTCTTTTGATAAGGTGGCTTTTGAAGTAAGAATTATGTTCACTGTTTGTGCTCTTCTGTGGGCTTCAGCCTGTTGCATCTGTTAATACTCCTCAATCTAGTTTGCACCTGAAGCTGATATCCTTTATATATACATCCTTTGATTGGTTGGTGACAGTAACTCATTTTTGAGCTCCATCTGTCCTGCTTAGCCCCCACTCTAAAAGGTAGCCGTGACAATTAAAAAGAGCTAACTTCTTTCTGTGATCATCAACATTTTAGTTTTCTCACTGTCTTGGGCAGCTTTGTTATCTCCTCATAGCTAATCTCAGCTAGCATCCAGTTGGATCCATACTCCTAATTGACCCTTTACCTTATGTCTCTTTTCCTGGGGGTAGGGCGTTGGTGAAGGGGGACTGAAATTGCTGACAAAAATATGACATTAGTTTACCTTGTTACACACCGTTAAAATGAGATGCTATATTTCTCTTGCTGTTTTTTCAAGTGATGTGGTTGAATTTAACTGCATTTTCATCCATGGTGCAAGTCAAGTGGCAAAAAATGACTAGGACCTAGATCTGGATTACTGAGTAGGCCTGGTATTTTCTGATTTTTTACTGTTTCCCTTCTGCAGCCCCTCTATTTACTTTGTTTATAGATTCAATTTCTTCTTCTGATGAGTTACTCTTTCttccaaaaaataaaatgatGCAGGGTCCTGACTCTGGTTCTGATTTAAATGGTGGTAAGATTTCATTATTCGAGTTGACTACTCATTTGATAGTTGATGGTTGCATTTAAGTTTATCTAACGTATTTCTTTTTTGTCTGTTGTGACCGAGTTTTCATTCTTAGCAATCCGTATGTTAAACTAGTGTCCAACATTTATTATTATAATATGACTGGAAATATCGCATCATTTTTTTGTTAATGAATGATTGCTCGTAATTAATATCTCTATCAACCTCTTCCTGTGATTATCCAGGTTTTTCTTTATCTACTTACTATATATTAAACACAGCTTAGAATGAACATCAAGACTGGTATGCACGATCGCCAACCAATGAAAAATACCTATCACCATATTTCAACCTTCTTGATTGAGCTAGTCAGCTTCCATCTGTAATTTGTTAGAACTATCACATTTTACTATGTAAACTGGTAAATGACCACCTTTAGGTAACACGGATATGGAATTATGGATGATGTGTAGATATCATGTAGATATTTGCTCTATATGCACACAATTGCATGTTGAGATAGGTCCCTGGTTCTCTAGGCTTTCTTAGGTACCTTTCGGGAATTGCCCTGATATTAGACCATCTCAAGGAGATTGCTGAAGTGTTAAGAGCATTCCATGTCCAGCCAAGAGGTTGGTAGTTCTCATCATCATGGAGAGAAGTGGGAAATGCTCTTGTGACCGCTGGGAAGCCGGGGAGGGGGTTGGGTTTGTGGGTTATGATAGTTGGTTCAAGGGAGAAGGAAAACTATAAAGAAGGCTGCTGGTAGCAGCTAGATGATGTTTTGTAGAAGCTGTTGAGCATTTGGTTATATATTGAAGCTAAAGAGCATGTAGTTTTTGtaacttaaatttcatgttgtcTGATGCAGTTAAGTCTTCTAGTATCTCTCTGCCTTCCAAAATTTGATATCCTGAACGTTGTTATGTTAATCTCCTCTAGAGAATTTGTTTCCCTCTCGTTTTCATGTGTTATTTGTCATTTGGGTTTCCATTAACAATCACTTGTTAGGTGATGAATAAAAGTGTGTTTCGTGCTGCAAAGTAGTGCAATTTTCATTTGAGAGGTTTAGAATAGCATACATATTTATGCAATCGTTTACTTGTTTGCTATATACAGGAAAAATTATTGGTATCCATTCTGTGAGCGAACTGGAGACAAAGTTAAATGCTGCTTCCAGAGCATCGCGTCTAGCTGTCCTTTACTTCACTGCGACATGGTGTGGGCCTTGTCGTTTCATTTCTCCAGTTTTCACAAGCTTGGCGGAGAAATATCCAAAAGCTGCATTTCTAAAGGCTGATATAGATGAGGCAAGAGATGCGGCTTCAAGATGGAACGTCAGTAGTGTTCCAGCTTTCTTTTTCATAAAATATGGCAAGGAGGTTGACAGAGTAGTAGGTGCTGACAAGAATTTGCTGGAGAAAAAGATCGTTCAATATGCAGGCTAACTTCATATGGATTGAATTTGTGCATTACTTTCTCTGTTTCAGAATAATAGTATGTGATTTGGCTGGTTTGGTGATATAAATGTCTTTGTTTGTTGAAATAAAGGCACAGTTTCTTAAGTTTCTTTCAGTGAAGAACTGTTTTCAAGGTTTCCTAAGTACGTTATTGTCAAAATTTTCATCTGAGGCAACTTGATTCAGGGAGACTTCCCTAGTTTCCTGGTTCGTGAAATTTTCTAAAGCTCTATATTTTTCATGTCTATATGGTTATAGACTTACAGTTATGAATCAAAATCACATACAATCTATTAGCAGTAAGAGCATTATTATGAAGATAGTAGCAAGTTACAAACGGCTAGGTACAAACTTCTAACCAACGTTAAGTGCATCAACGAGAGATCATGAATGCTATCTATAAATGTCAGCAGTTAAAGTTTTGACATTAGAAGACCAACACCAAGTATCCTAATATTCACATTGGCTTATAAGATTGTCAAAATAAGATAAGTATTTAATACATCTGTacatgtaaatattatcattactTTACTGCCAACCATCACTACGCTTTAGTCCGGTTGGGTTATACTCCCCGATCACTTTTGCTTGGCatatatactaaaaatagatgttcacttttacttgtcactttacgcatatcaagagaagacaacaaattttttcctattttacccacaatatttattaccatttcaaatcattttctcaaattccaataaaatatgcatcaattaatataggtaatgtcacgatccaaaccgatgggccgcgatgtgcacccgataccttactcaaccgagtaccaacgtaacgtatctttcttattacatcatcatatataaactcaaaacataggccgacgaggccgtacaatctttcacgtacacgacatatgtctataagcctctaaaagtacataattgtcataaaggtcgggacagagccctgtcataccaaaccatacacatctaaatcatactgaccaaacaagcaactccggaacaaatggagtgcaacaatatcttctgctgagctgatcgcctacttggaggattctcgacctgtctatcgagacttgcgggcatgaaacgcagcgtccccaggcaaaagggacatcagtacaaataatgtaccgagtatataaggaatgaaaatcaataaataatagacatgagagaaacatggagtaaaagattcGACATGTacgctctgtgaatcatttcatttttataacgtcatgcatatgcgtataaatgtcataccatgcataggtatatgtattcataacatcatcaagcctctgagggcatcacatcatatcatttcggccactgtgggcaaatcatcaacgtataccagctgatcagctggtggtgcgtatataacgccataaccttttttcatatcccatatatatatatataatatacatatatacgcgtatataacgccatctggtcatggatcaatgtatatatataaaacacgaaatgcataagaaatacgttaataatattttctcggaatgtcataaaaataatatgccttaagaaatatgttaataaaattttctcggaatgtcataaaaataatgtctgtcggataaattttatcaaataagtatttttctgagacccataaacagaagatataataataattcacatggggaatcaagaatatagacacccataatatttctatgaatagagtcgtttatgaaaACTGTACGTTTGCTTGTTTCTTTCAGTATtatttgggtcatgccaaaagaaagaagggataaccttaacatgcCAAGACAATCCTCTAATACACGTTAATTGCGATAAAACACAGAACAAGTCGTATGAAAAGCTCGAAGCAATTATGTTGTTATGCAAAGAAAATCTTAACCAAAACCTTTCCTTAAGAACTTAGCAACAACGTTGCTATTTGAAAAGTGAATTAACGCCGATGCTTGAATTGTAAAGTTTCTGTGTAAAGCTTGAATTGTAAAGTTTCTGTGTAACGTTGGTGCTTGAATTGTAAAGAACGTAAAAATGGATCTCTTTCCTTAAATAAGTAAGGTGACTCACGTTCAAAGACTTGCCCACCTCTCTTACTTTTGCCACCTCttttaatgacttaagagtcatttgGTTAAAGAGAGGCTTGGTGCCACGTTGGTCTTTCCCATCATTAttcaaataatttattaattaattggATAATATTTCATTattcaataattaatcaattacccgaATAATTAAAAATTGTcttaatttacttaaaatactacttacttttaacatatCTTATACAACTTAgtatcatggtcatgtgataccttgtatgctattagtccataaataccgggtattttagctcgggtcgtacTTTATCCAAAacgtcaaactttgacgaaatttattttctccGATTTGCttacctctcaccttcacgaatttactcgtcacttgtttgaaatagcataatgcttaaaatttcaaaataatcaCATTCtggaacttacgtcgattaactttcgatgaaactttaacgtacgaaaatacgggatataatatctcatttccgaactttcaata
Encoded proteins:
- the LOC104087512 gene encoding protein TIFY 6B — translated: MERDFMGLTHHVKQEVIEEHIDPAPLRSSAMQWSFSNNISTHPQYLSFKAAQEDRPKTGFDSLASTGLVTITTTEAVDSSHRPYSGVTQKNMMLEKQGGTHYMSTTFSPHHYDAHSLPRSHGVRVLPVSNPTNQISVSMTMPGHKSFVSPLGQNPVASPISAVPTNSAVVGTTDLRGAPKTPPGPAQLTIFYAGSVCVYDNVSPEKAQAIMLLAGNASPVTPSATSTLSPVQAPIPKSSSVDSFVVNQCHNTTPTLPSPISITSHCGSQPAGVSSNTNGVTIIKSIGVLPSPSNKAELSKFSSSIGSVPATFVPSAVPQARKASLARFLEKRKERVISASPYDSSKQSPECSSLGYGSRSFAKNTLGSCHPHVINLVKET
- the LOC104087511 gene encoding TPR repeat-containing thioredoxin TDX isoform X1 — translated: MDNEKLQDLKQFVELCKTNPSILQNPSLSFFKNFLESLGARVPTSVKSEKGGDEHPDELDEDIIESDVELDNTDTVEPDNDPPQQMGVYSGEVTEENRDAAQTSKAKALDALSEGKLNEAINHLTEAILLNPNSAILYATRGSVFNKLKKPNAAIRDADAALKINSDSAKAYKVRGMARAMLGLWKEAANDLHVASTIDFDEEIAEILKKVEPNARKIEEHCRKYERLRQEKKQRKIERDRQCRQAEAKAAYEKDEKKEQQSQHKASGPDSGSDLNGGKIIGIHSVSELETKLNAASRASRLAVLYFTATWCGPCRFISPVFTSLAEKYPKAAFLKADIDEARDAASRWNVSSVPAFFFIKYGKEVDRVVGADKNLLEKKIVQYAG
- the LOC104087511 gene encoding TPR repeat-containing thioredoxin TDX isoform X2, with protein sequence MQNEPFNFTKSFAFFFQELSRKEKGGDEHPDELDEDIIESDVELDNTDTVEPDNDPPQQMGVYSGEVTEENRDAAQTSKAKALDALSEGKLNEAINHLTEAILLNPNSAILYATRGSVFNKLKKPNAAIRDADAALKINSDSAKAYKVRGMARAMLGLWKEAANDLHVASTIDFDEEIAEILKKVEPNARKIEEHCRKYERLRQEKKQRKIERDRQCRQAEAKAAYEKDEKKEQQSQHKASGPDSGSDLNGGKIIGIHSVSELETKLNAASRASRLAVLYFTATWCGPCRFISPVFTSLAEKYPKAAFLKADIDEARDAASRWNVSSVPAFFFIKYGKEVDRVVGADKNLLEKKIVQYAG